ATCGACCAGCACGTCATCACGCCCCAGCGCCCCGTCGAATGCCAGCCGTACCGGTACTGCGGCGCCCTGTCGCGCTCCCGGGAGCCGGACGAGCTCCACCTGCGGGGGCTGGCGGTCAAGTTCCAGATCGCCGAGACGCCGGAGAGCATCGCGTGGCTGCGGGGCTGGCTGCGCGAGATCTGGCGCACCGTCGGCGACGAGGAGATGCGGGACGTCCTCACCTCCCTGTCGGACGTGACGGCGGACCCCGTCGGCTTCGGCTACCCGCTGGAGATCGCCGCGTACGCGCAGGGCCCGGGGCCCACCCCGCACCGCTGGGCGGGGCCGGTGGTGCCGGGCGCCCGGCACCTGACCGAGGAGAAGACCCATGGCTGATGCGTACGATGCCGGTCACGGGAAGCGGTCGGCCGCGTCGGCGGCCGCCGGCGGTACCCCGGCCCGGCCGAGGGCCGCCGACTTCGACAGCACCGGCCTCCCGCCCGGGCAGTTGGCCGAGCGGATGGCCACGGACAGCTTCCTGTACTTCCGCGGGCTCCTGGACCGCGGCGAGGTCCAGGACGTGCGACGACAGGTGGTGCACAGGCTCCAGCTCGTCGGCTGGCTCGCCACCGGCACCGATCCGATGCTGGCCGTGCCCGGTGAGACGGCGCACCACGACCGGGGCGTCATCGGCGACCGCAGGGTCCGGGACGCCGGATGGCGGGAGGGGTACACCGCGGTCCAGTCCCTCGAAGCACTGCACCGGCTCGCCCACAGCCCCGCCCTGGTCGCGGCCGTCGGCTCCCTCCTCGGCGCGAAGGTGCTGGTGCACCCGCGGAAGATCGCCCGGATCTCCTCGCCCGCCATCGAGTTCCCGACGCCGCCGCACCAGGACGCGCTGTTCAACCAGACGCCGGCCGACGTCCTCACCGCATGGATCCCGCTCGGCGACTGCCCCGACGACCTGGGCTCCCTGCGGGTGCTGCGCGGCAGTGCCAACCTCGGCCTGCTGCCGGTGTCACCCGCCCACGGCCTCGGGGGAGAGGCCGTACAGCTCCCCCCGACCCACCAGGAATGGGTCGGGGACGACTACCGCAGCGGCGACGTGATGCTGTTCCACAGCCGCACCGTCCACATGACCCCGCCGAACCGGGGGAACGTCCTGCGGCTCTCGATCGACTGCCGCTTCCAGTCCTCCGAGGAGCCGGTGAAGCTCGCGGCGCTCCTGCCCCACGGGTTCGCCGCAGGCCAGTTGCCGAGCTGGGGCAAACTGACCGAGAAGTGGTCCACCACCCGCTGGGTCGAACCGGACACGCCCGTACAGGTGCGCGCCGTCACCACGGGTACCACGGAAAACCCGCCGCGCCTGGTCCGGGACCCCGGCCCCGTGGCGGCGGGAGAGCCCTCCGCCGACCGATGTACGGGCACGGGGAGCCGATGACCACGCCGCCCGGAACACTCGTGAACAGCGCGGCCGCGCGCATGGTCGGCCGCACACCGCTGGTGGAGCTCGCCGCGATCGGCGCCGGTCTGCCGCACCGCATCCTGGCCAAGTGCGAGTTCCTCAATCCGGCCGGTTCCGTCAAGGACCGGATCGGGCACCACATCATCCGCCGTGCCGAGGAGGAACACCTGCTCTTACCCGGTAAGAGCACGCTGGTCGAGGCCACGGCGGGAAACACGGGAGTCGCCCTGGCCTGCGCCGCGGCCGGCCGCTACCGGGTGATCGTCACCATGAGCAGCAAGATGGGGCCGGACAAAGAGGCCATGATGCGCGCCTGGGGCGCGGAGGTGGTCCGCTGCCCCTACGACGTACCGCCGGAGAGCGCCGAGAGCTTCATCAACACCGCCAGGCGCATCGCCGAGGAGACTCCGCACAGCTACTACGTCGACCAGTTCGCCAACCCGTGGAACCGCGAGGCGCACGAACTCACCACCGGTCCCGAGATCCTCGAACAGACCGGCGGCGAGGTGGCCGCGTTCGTGGCGGGCGCCGGCACCGGCGGGACGATCACCGGCGTCGCGCGCGCCCTCACCGCGGCCGGCTCCCCGGCCAGAGTGGTCCTCGCCGACCCGGCCGGCAGCATCCTGGCGGACCGGCTGCG
This is a stretch of genomic DNA from Streptomyces sp. NBC_00536. It encodes these proteins:
- a CDS encoding phytanoyl-CoA dioxygenase family protein produces the protein MADAYDAGHGKRSAASAAAGGTPARPRAADFDSTGLPPGQLAERMATDSFLYFRGLLDRGEVQDVRRQVVHRLQLVGWLATGTDPMLAVPGETAHHDRGVIGDRRVRDAGWREGYTAVQSLEALHRLAHSPALVAAVGSLLGAKVLVHPRKIARISSPAIEFPTPPHQDALFNQTPADVLTAWIPLGDCPDDLGSLRVLRGSANLGLLPVSPAHGLGGEAVQLPPTHQEWVGDDYRSGDVMLFHSRTVHMTPPNRGNVLRLSIDCRFQSSEEPVKLAALLPHGFAAGQLPSWGKLTEKWSTTRWVEPDTPVQVRAVTTGTTENPPRLVRDPGPVAAGEPSADRCTGTGSR
- a CDS encoding PLP-dependent cysteine synthase family protein produces the protein MTTPPGTLVNSAAARMVGRTPLVELAAIGAGLPHRILAKCEFLNPAGSVKDRIGHHIIRRAEEEHLLLPGKSTLVEATAGNTGVALACAAAGRYRVIVTMSSKMGPDKEAMMRAWGAEVVRCPYDVPPESAESFINTARRIAEETPHSYYVDQFANPWNREAHELTTGPEILEQTGGEVAAFVAGAGTGGTITGVARALTAAGSPARVVLADPAGSILADRLRGGHEPGHGYAIEGIGGDFVPDLLDLGLVDDACEVSDAESVAMCLRLQTEEGLWVGGSSGTAVAAALRLAVTLPGPRSNIVVMLPDGGSRYSSTLFNPSWRTQRGFVSEDPAR